Genomic DNA from Campylobacter concisus:
GACGGTAAGAAAATTCTGACGTTACAAGAGATGCAGATAAGGTCGTTTCCTTTCTTGATATAGCCCATGTCGCCGCAGATCATACACGAGTCAAAGACGATGACTGGAGATGGGCGGTCACTAAAGCGGTTTAGTAAGAAAAATCTTATCTGTTTACCCTCATCTGTGATGTAGGCAAATCTGTGAAGTTCATTATCTTTTAGCATATCAACATCAAATATAAATTTATCTCCCACTGGCTCAACCAAGACCGGCTCTGAAATTTGAGGTGGGCGAGATGCGTAAAGATCAAAATAAAGTGAAAATCCAAGCGCTATTAAAACGCTGCAAAATGCAAATTTTGCATTGTCAAAGACATTTTCTCTAATGGCTTTTGTAAAGCGGTATTTGATAGAGCCAAACGTGCTCTTATCGATACTCTTTGGCACAAAGCAAAGCGCGATGATGCATAAAAGAAGGATCACTGCTATGTAAAAATAGGCACTAAATTCTGTGACGTAGATGCCTTTTGCGCTGATAGATAAAATTTGAGAATTTAGCTCGCTACTTATCTTTAAAGCGCCTGCACGTAAAAGTTCGAGTGCAGTTTGTGAGCTTCTATCAACTAGCAAAAAGACCAATGTGATAAGAGCTAAAATTTTAGCTACTGATGATGGGATGCTTGCTTTTAAATTTGAAATGAAGAAAAATAAAAATAGTATCAAGATCATCGCAAAGATCATCAAAAAGAAGCTTATGACTGAAAGCGTGTCAAGCAGCTCGCCACCAAATAACGGGAACAAAGCGCTACTTGAGCTATAGCCAAAGCCAAAGCCGATGCCTAAAATAAAAAACGTTACGATTTTTGCTATCTTAAGCTCGAAAAATATCCATAAAATGCTAATGAGTAGAAAAACCAGTGTCACAGAATCTATGAAAATTTTAAACTGGTCATCAACAAGCGCATGACGAGCAGCTTTAAAGATAAGCACACCAGCAACAACACCAAGAAATGACGGTAAAAAGATCGTTTTTAAACTTTTGCCATTGTTATTTAAGGCAGCAAAAAGCGTAAATCCAAGGAGGGCTAAAAAGACCTGATAGAAGTAAATTGACATAACTAAACCCTATGAGAATTTTTAAAAAGGGGCGAGAACGCCCCAAAGTGACTATTTAACAGGACCACCTGTCCATTGAAATTTATAAGTTGTTGTGAAAGGCTCAAACCATTTACCAACACCAGTCTCTTTGTCAGCGTGGCGACCAAAGCCTTGTTTTTCTGGATTGTCGATGTGGAATTTAAGCTCATAGTTACCAACACCTGTATCCATTTTTACGTTAGCGCCGTAGTGTGGGCCATCGCTTGCAACCATTGGCATAAATGTACCTTTTTTAGTTTTACCATTATCAAGGTTTTTTAGCTCATAGTTGATCTTTAGATATGGGATCCACTCGCCTTCGCCAAAGCCGTTTTTATTGCCTTTTACAGCGTGGATGTCAGCTTCTAGGTGAAGATCAGCTAAGCTTGGAGCTAGATCAACGCCTTTTGGCTCCATGTCGATTGGCTCAAGATAAACAGCAGCTATCTCCATGCCATTAGCCTCTACAGGCTCGCCGATTGGGTGCTCTCCAGCAAGTGCAAAACCAGCTGCTAGGCTAAGTGCTAGAGCTGAACTAAGAATTTTATTCATATCCTCTCCTTTAAATAAGATTAATTTTTATTTTGTTTTGATTTCATGATAACGATGCCAACAACAAGGGCAAGCACCATAATTATTTGAGGCACTAGGCTCTCATAATATGGCATAAGTCCTAGCCAGTCTCTCATCCAGTCAGGAAAATTTAGTCCTTTTATGATAGTTGGGATGAAAATTTTGCCCTCAACTAGCTCCCCAACGCCTTTGCCAACAAAGACGATCGACATGTAAAAGATGATCGCTGATGTAAATATAAAAAATGGCTTAATAGGAATTTTAATAGCGAAAATTTTAAATAAGAAATAGACTACCAAAAGTATGATAAGGCCAACTAAAAAGCCCGCTGCTATCATAGAGTATCCGGCTGAGTCTTTTGCACCAAAAATCAGAGCTTGATAAAAGAGCACTGTCTCAGCACCCTCTCTAAATACCGCTAAAAATACAGTCCACCAAAGCGCCGTGCTTGAGCCACTTGAGATAGACTCAGATACGTGAGATTTGATGTAGTCGTTCCATTTTTTAGCGCCAGCATTTGAAAGAAGCCAGAAGCCAACATAAAATAGAAGTCCCACAGCAACAAGCATCGTGATGCCTTCCATAAGCTCTCTTTTTTGACCTGCTGCCTCGCCAAAGATGATGTTCATTATCCAAGCCATGACAAAGCTTAAGATGACAGCCACGCCAACTGAGCTATATACTACCTTACCCATAGCTTTTGCATTGCCAGTTTTTACAAGATATGCAACGACGGCTGCAACGATGATAAGAGCCTCAAAACCCTCTCTTAAGATGATAGTTAGTGCCCAGATAAATAGCGTCCAAGGTGAGTTTGAACCGCTAGTTTTCTCAAGTGCAGCTGCTAGCTGAGATGACATCTTGCTTGCACTCTCTTCAAGTGTTTTTTCGTCTGCACCTGATTTCATAAGGGCTACAAGGTTACCAAATGTAGCTTCGATAGCTGTTTTTAAATTTACATCTATCGCACCTACTTTGTTCTCCATGCCGCTACCTTCAAACTCATCAAAGTAGATATCTTGGATATCGCCCATAGCTTTAGCACTATTGCCACCTTTGTAAAGCGCGATGGCTGCTTGAATTTTGTCATTTATGTTTTTAACAGTTTGAGTGTAGTCTGTGCCACTATCTTCGCTGCTATCGCTAGATACTGCACTGCTCATATCAACTTTTGCTAGTTTTACTGTTTCAGCTGGGAGTTTAGCGATAGCGTCATACGCTAGCTTTTTGATCTCTTCTAGCTTTGCTTTAAAGTCATCTTTGCTTATGCCATTTGTGATGCCACTGATCGCTTCACCCATCTTTCTTTGGATGTCAGCATCTATGCTTTTGCCATTTTCTATATATTGGCGAACGGCGATTTCAAGTTGAGTGTTTCTATAATCATTAAATTTAGCATCTTGGATAGAATTTTTAGCATCATCTTGTTTATCGCCCTCGTAGCTTGCTATAGCTTTATCTAGAGCAGCTGATAAATTTTCAAATGCCACCTTCCACTCAGGGATAAATTTAGAAGTGTCATAGCCACTTGCAGCAGCTTGTGCTGGGCTGTCTGAGTACTCACCAACAAGCTTATGTCCATTTAAAATAACTGGCAAAACTTCAGCGATTTCACTATTTATCTGATCTATTCTTTTTTGCACATCATCTGGTGCTTCGCCAGCTTTTATCGCCTTTCTGATCTCGCCAAACTGCTTCTCCATAGAGTAAGCTTTTTTCTGACCTAAATTTATTCTGATGCCAGCTTCGACATCTTCAAACAGACCAAAATAAGCATTTTGAGTGTCGGCTACGGCTTGCTCGACATTGCCAGCTTTATACTCAGTCATCACTTTTTGCAAAGACTCTTTTATCTGAGCAGCTACTTGCTCGTAGTCTTCGTTTCTTGCCATTAGCCAAACTGGCAACAACATAATAAGCATAAATTTGAAAAATTTACTCATTAATTAAACCACCTGTAAAATATATTTTGCTGGAATATTATCAATCTTTTACTTTGATTAAAATAAAAACGATTATCATAAAAGAATGTAAATTGAAAGCACAAATAATATTTTTTACAATCTAATAATCAACTTTACGTAAATTTAGGGCTTTAGAGGGTTAGGGTTAAATTTCATATCGAGATAAAAAAGTTATATATTTTTGCTAATTTTAATAGATAAGAAAAATTATTGATGAAATTTTAGATTATAAAAATCATAAAGATAATTTAAATTTTATAAATTTAAAAGGAGAGCAAGCGCCCTCCTTATTGTTATACGTTTAGTCCTGTATTTCTTAGCATAACGCGTTTGCGGTATACATTTGACACATCAGCTGCATCACCAACCAA
This window encodes:
- a CDS encoding Fe-S-containing protein — translated: MSIYFYQVFLALLGFTLFAALNNNGKSLKTIFLPSFLGVVAGVLIFKAARHALVDDQFKIFIDSVTLVFLLISILWIFFELKIAKIVTFFILGIGFGFGYSSSSALFPLFGGELLDTLSVISFFLMIFAMILILFLFFFISNLKASIPSSVAKILALITLVFLLVDRSSQTALELLRAGALKISSELNSQILSISAKGIYVTEFSAYFYIAVILLLCIIALCFVPKSIDKSTFGSIKYRFTKAIRENVFDNAKFAFCSVLIALGFSLYFDLYASRPPQISEPVLVEPVGDKFIFDVDMLKDNELHRFAYITDEGKQIRFFLLNRFSDRPSPVIVFDSCMICGDMGYIKKGNDLICISCNVRIFLPSVGKEGGCNPIPMAFTFDGKNIIVDYKTIVAGANYFSKVVEKMVLDPVSRKKVSNLDSRSYLYYGRTYFFESNETQAKFEANPEKYVETNGTLK
- a CDS encoding iron transporter → MNKILSSALALSLAAGFALAGEHPIGEPVEANGMEIAAVYLEPIDMEPKGVDLAPSLADLHLEADIHAVKGNKNGFGEGEWIPYLKINYELKNLDNGKTKKGTFMPMVASDGPHYGANVKMDTGVGNYELKFHIDNPEKQGFGRHADKETGVGKWFEPFTTTYKFQWTGGPVK
- a CDS encoding FTR1 family iron permease; this encodes MSKFFKFMLIMLLPVWLMARNEDYEQVAAQIKESLQKVMTEYKAGNVEQAVADTQNAYFGLFEDVEAGIRINLGQKKAYSMEKQFGEIRKAIKAGEAPDDVQKRIDQINSEIAEVLPVILNGHKLVGEYSDSPAQAAASGYDTSKFIPEWKVAFENLSAALDKAIASYEGDKQDDAKNSIQDAKFNDYRNTQLEIAVRQYIENGKSIDADIQRKMGEAISGITNGISKDDFKAKLEEIKKLAYDAIAKLPAETVKLAKVDMSSAVSSDSSEDSGTDYTQTVKNINDKIQAAIALYKGGNSAKAMGDIQDIYFDEFEGSGMENKVGAIDVNLKTAIEATFGNLVALMKSGADEKTLEESASKMSSQLAAALEKTSGSNSPWTLFIWALTIILREGFEALIIVAAVVAYLVKTGNAKAMGKVVYSSVGVAVILSFVMAWIMNIIFGEAAGQKRELMEGITMLVAVGLLFYVGFWLLSNAGAKKWNDYIKSHVSESISSGSSTALWWTVFLAVFREGAETVLFYQALIFGAKDSAGYSMIAAGFLVGLIILLVVYFLFKIFAIKIPIKPFFIFTSAIIFYMSIVFVGKGVGELVEGKIFIPTIIKGLNFPDWMRDWLGLMPYYESLVPQIIMVLALVVGIVIMKSKQNKN